The Canis lupus baileyi chromosome 5, mCanLup2.hap1, whole genome shotgun sequence region GTAAGGAATGTTGCCTTTgaatggaggagagaggaggagaaggggcttGGGTTGAGGGGAGAGGTTCCAAGGTCAGAAGGCTAGGAACAACAGGGAGTTATAAGGTCCTTCATGGCCGGGCGGTGGCTGGGGGATGTGGTGATGGAGCCCAGTGGGCTCAGGCCAATTTCAGGAACTCCTGCAGTGTGTTTTGTTCCACAGCCTCCACGAAGAGCTCATAGTcctaggggaggggaggggagagacagtCACCTGTATGCTGGTGTTCTAGCTCAGGTCTCTGACTTCTGGCCCAGGAGAAGTCCTACACTTCCCCGCTCCCAACCCCCAGGGCCCATACCCCACAGTACTGGTCCCCGTTGACAATCTGGGGTGGGGTGGCCTTGGGGTTGCCCGCCAAGGCTCGCATCTCATCCCGCAGGGCGTTGTCCTGGGAGATGTCCACTAGCTGGTACTGGATGCGCTTCCCATCCAGGATGCGGGTCACCTCGCTCTgctgggacttgatctgggggtAGAGGGCGGGCAGGGATTAGTGAGTAGGCTGGAGGATTTATGGGGGGACCCTGGGCAGAAAGAAAGGGGCTGTGGGCAATAGTTTTTGTCCCCCTCCACACCCTGGGATGGGGTTCTGGCCACCAGTGAGTGAGGAGGATGAGTCAGGCTTGCGGTGGTGCCCGATGAAAGCAGGACCACCTTAGGGACGCAATCAGAATGAAAAAGGGAAGTGGGATAA contains the following coding sequences:
- the SH3BGRL3 gene encoding SH3 domain-binding glutamic acid-rich-like protein 3 — protein: MSGLRVYSTSVTGSREIKSQQSEVTRILDGKRIQYQLVDISQDNALRDEMRALAGNPKATPPQIVNGDQYCGDYELFVEAVEQNTLQEFLKLA